Proteins from a genomic interval of Thermoanaerobacterium thermosaccharolyticum DSM 571:
- a CDS encoding L,D-transpeptidase → MKRGVKLQTKRRCFITLILIFIFAFANTCYGFASTITVNIPSRTIYFVSQNISKLYPIAVGKIVSTSPLGTYRIINKQINPTWISPWNGQVVPSGPNNPLGYRWIGFYSDYGIHGNNMPSSIGTLASSGCIRMYEADVEELYEMVNYGDIVNVVYQTMFTKTSPTGGKALFVYPDFYKKGLNTKQSIKKELSDEGIKVSNDIFDELYKYINISDPLVFSDGYKVIHNNELVSDDVYKSDKGQLYINVDDIKDFFNIDDEKIKSLNSILIDNKNYANIYDIGNMTGVNFSIDDNTKTIKMMGNIIYYEGKFLSTTDYADYQNRDIYIPIKEFCNITGQKVEWAKDKGVTIDGNPVKYKIYNSKSYINQKDLKSIYGLNIIVDSSSNKIYIKRQ, encoded by the coding sequence GTGAAAAGAGGTGTAAAGTTGCAGACAAAAAGAAGATGTTTTATAACTTTAATATTGATTTTTATTTTTGCATTTGCAAACACATGTTATGGTTTTGCAAGCACTATAACAGTAAATATCCCTTCTAGAACGATATATTTTGTTTCACAAAATATATCAAAACTTTATCCCATTGCAGTAGGCAAAATTGTGTCTACATCTCCATTAGGTACATATAGAATTATAAATAAACAGATAAATCCTACATGGATATCGCCATGGAATGGTCAAGTAGTTCCATCTGGTCCTAATAACCCACTTGGGTATAGATGGATAGGATTTTACAGCGATTATGGCATACATGGAAATAACATGCCATCATCTATAGGTACTTTAGCATCGTCAGGATGCATAAGGATGTACGAAGCAGATGTAGAAGAACTTTACGAAATGGTCAATTACGGTGACATTGTCAATGTCGTATATCAAACGATGTTTACAAAGACATCTCCAACGGGAGGTAAAGCGCTGTTTGTGTATCCGGATTTTTACAAGAAAGGTTTAAATACGAAGCAGTCAATTAAGAAAGAATTAAGCGATGAAGGTATAAAGGTAAGCAATGATATTTTTGATGAATTATATAAATACATAAACATCAGCGATCCTTTAGTATTTTCAGATGGGTACAAGGTCATTCACAATAATGAACTTGTAAGCGATGATGTGTATAAATCGGATAAAGGTCAGCTTTACATAAATGTTGACGATATCAAAGATTTTTTCAACATTGATGATGAGAAAATTAAAAGTTTAAATTCAATTTTAATTGATAATAAGAATTATGCAAATATTTATGATATAGGAAATATGACAGGCGTAAATTTCAGCATCGACGACAATACAAAGACGATTAAGATGATGGGTAACATTATTTATTATGAAGGTAAGTTTTTATCCACAACTGATTATGCAGACTATCAAAATAGAGACATTTACATTCCAATTAAAGAATTTTGCAATATAACAGGGCAAAAGGTTGAATGGGCTAAAGACAAAGGTGTAACCATCGATGGCAATCCAGTTAAATATAAAATATATAACAGCAAATCTTATATCAATCAAAAGGACTTGAAAAGTATATATGGACTAAATATAATAGTTGATTCATCATCAAACAAAATATATATTAAGCGTCAGTAG
- a CDS encoding RNA polymerase sigma factor, protein MDEKQLLLKAQEGDIESFENVLSTYQNYIYNVIYRIVDVKEDALDLTQETFIKAYINLKKFRGNSEFKTWLYRIAVNVSLDFIRKKKGVEEQLEEISDFRTPEDIFDDKVTRKIIIDELNKLKSEYKIVLILRDIEGLTYNEIAKITNTNIGTVKSRISRARNILKENLKKIPGFINAVEERG, encoded by the coding sequence TTGGATGAAAAACAGCTCCTTTTAAAGGCACAAGAAGGAGATATTGAATCATTTGAAAACGTATTAAGCACTTATCAAAATTATATATACAATGTCATATACAGGATTGTAGATGTCAAAGAAGATGCGTTGGATTTGACACAGGAGACGTTTATAAAGGCTTATATAAATTTAAAAAAATTCAGAGGCAACAGTGAATTTAAGACATGGCTTTATCGAATTGCCGTCAATGTTTCACTTGATTTTATTAGAAAGAAAAAAGGTGTTGAGGAGCAGTTGGAAGAAATAAGTGATTTTAGAACCCCTGAGGATATCTTTGATGATAAAGTTACTAGAAAGATAATAATAGATGAATTGAATAAGTTGAAGAGTGAGTATAAGATTGTCTTAATACTTAGAGATATTGAAGGACTTACATATAATGAAATAGCTAAAATAACAAACACAAACATTGGAACGGTAAAATCTAGAATATCAAGAGCAAGGAATATTCTTAAAGAAAATTTAAAAAAGATACCTGGTTTTATAAATGCTGTTGAAGAAAGGGGGTAA
- a CDS encoding DUF4349 domain-containing protein, translated as MQCSKVKKLINLYIDEELSKGQMEEISDHIDLCTGCKNDYYELMSVKKFLQNMPPIELPNNFNDMLHAKLLEEKKNLESGQSYKKLGKRKFIIAFAVFASIFILSLGFKLFENKINDVGVTETALNTKSAVNYSSQTSISSGKVTSDLKKDVSQANAFDLNRGLDANYERKITKDATISIETDSADECYNKILNISKQYNGYIESSSESSTSDNKKTINVVLKIPSNDFEDVIASIKSLGDVKTIRTISNDITEQYYDVESRIKNLEIQEEKLQELLKKASNISDILQVEDKLNEVMTQIDSYKNQIKIWDNMTSMSTINLTFVQVVPQTKFGNIFGRSILNDILNSVLKSLKIFFEFLKYVFIISIYLLPFSILVYLIYIGYKLFKK; from the coding sequence ATGCAGTGCAGTAAGGTCAAGAAATTGATTAACCTTTATATTGATGAAGAGCTAAGCAAAGGACAAATGGAAGAGATAAGTGATCATATAGATTTATGCACAGGGTGCAAAAATGATTATTACGAGTTAATGTCTGTGAAGAAGTTTTTACAGAATATGCCTCCTATAGAATTACCAAACAACTTTAATGATATGCTGCACGCTAAATTGCTAGAAGAAAAGAAAAACTTAGAATCAGGGCAAAGCTACAAAAAATTAGGGAAGAGGAAATTTATAATTGCTTTTGCTGTATTTGCATCGATATTTATATTATCACTTGGATTTAAACTCTTCGAGAATAAAATAAATGACGTCGGCGTTACAGAAACTGCTCTTAATACAAAAAGCGCTGTAAATTATTCTTCACAGACTTCCATAAGCAGTGGTAAAGTTACGTCTGATTTAAAAAAAGATGTATCACAGGCTAATGCATTTGATTTAAATAGAGGATTGGATGCGAACTATGAAAGAAAAATAACTAAGGATGCGACAATTTCCATTGAAACAGACAGTGCAGATGAATGCTACAATAAGATATTAAACATAAGCAAGCAATATAATGGGTATATTGAAAGTTCAAGTGAAAGCAGCACAAGCGATAATAAAAAAACGATAAACGTCGTATTAAAAATACCTTCAAATGATTTTGAAGATGTCATTGCAAGTATTAAATCTTTAGGCGACGTCAAAACAATAAGAACTATCAGCAATGATATAACAGAACAATACTATGATGTGGAGTCTAGAATAAAAAATCTCGAAATACAAGAAGAGAAATTGCAGGAGTTGTTGAAAAAAGCAAGTAATATTTCCGATATACTGCAAGTTGAAGATAAATTAAATGAAGTGATGACACAGATTGATTCATATAAGAATCAAATAAAAATATGGGACAATATGACCAGCATGAGCACAATCAATTTGACATTTGTACAGGTTGTGCCACAGACGAAATTTGGCAATATATTTGGTAGAAGTATTTTAAATGATATTTTGAATTCCGTCTTAAAAAGTCTTAAGATATTTTTTGAATTTTTAAAATATGTATTTATAATATCAATATATTTATTGCCGTTTTCAATATTGGTATATTTAATTTATATAGGATATAAATTGTTTAAAAAATAA
- the polA gene encoding DNA polymerase I, with product MSKFLIIDGNSLMYRAYFALPDLMNSEGLHTNAIYGFSMMLLKLLDEEKPDYIAVAFDKKAPTFRHKEYSAYKGTRQSMPEELIEQVDILKDVINAFNIKTIEIEGFEADDIIGTVSKIASENGLKVLIVTGDRDALQLVSDGVKVKICKKGITQMEEYDERAVVERYEVTPRQFIDLKGLMGDKSDNIPGVPNIGEKTAIKLIKEFGSIENVLMNTDKLKGKIRENIENNTEMAMLSKKLATIERNVPIEIDLSEYQLRDYDREKLIDLFEKLEFTSLINDLKKDADDIREVKEWPVRDFKYIRELLKREDTLSFYPLILEGEVKAVSFATDDESFFVEVDDYEVFKLLDNEKLTLIGHDIKDFFVNLSYHGIELNCKFYDTAIMTYLLNPSESNYDIGRVLKKYLKEDIPNIEDMLGKGKSKKSYDDIDKKLLIDYLCATASKLSKLKDKLMSFIKEMEMEELLDNVELPLVEVLKSMEVYGFTLDKDVLKDLSKEIGEKTDKIIKDIYDAAGYEFNINSTKQLSEFLFDKLNLPPIKKTKTGYSTDMEVLVELIPYNEIVGEIIEYRQLMKLKSTYIDGFMPIMDKDDKVHSTFKQTVAATGRISSTEPNLQNIPVRDEFGRRIRKAFISSFQGGYIVSADYSQIELRVLAHLSEDIKLIESFLNNEDIHLRTASEVFKIAPEEVTGEMRRRAKAVNFGIVYGISDYGLSRDLKISRKEAKEYIDNYFDRYKGVKNYIDSVVKFARENGYVTTILNRRRYIPEINSKNYNQRSFGERMAMNTPIQGSAADIIKMSMVKVYNELKSRSLKSKLILQIHDELIVDTFPDEVEIVKNLLKTIMENVIKLRVPLVVDIGYGKNWYDAK from the coding sequence ATGTCAAAATTTTTAATCATAGATGGAAATAGCTTAATGTACAGAGCGTATTTTGCGCTTCCAGATTTAATGAACAGTGAGGGACTGCATACAAATGCCATATACGGTTTTTCAATGATGCTTTTAAAACTGCTTGATGAAGAAAAACCTGATTATATAGCTGTTGCATTTGATAAAAAAGCTCCAACTTTTAGACATAAAGAGTACAGTGCTTATAAAGGTACCAGGCAGTCTATGCCTGAGGAACTTATTGAGCAGGTTGATATTTTAAAAGATGTAATCAATGCATTTAATATAAAGACAATTGAGATTGAAGGATTTGAAGCAGATGACATAATAGGCACTGTATCTAAAATTGCATCTGAAAATGGCTTAAAAGTATTGATTGTCACCGGTGATAGAGATGCACTTCAACTTGTATCAGATGGTGTAAAAGTGAAGATATGCAAAAAAGGCATAACTCAGATGGAAGAATACGATGAAAGGGCAGTCGTTGAGAGGTATGAGGTTACTCCACGCCAGTTTATTGATTTGAAGGGCCTTATGGGAGATAAATCTGACAATATCCCTGGCGTGCCTAATATAGGAGAAAAGACAGCGATAAAACTTATTAAAGAATTTGGCTCTATTGAGAATGTCCTTATGAATACTGATAAATTAAAAGGGAAAATAAGAGAAAATATTGAAAATAATACAGAAATGGCTATGTTAAGCAAAAAACTTGCTACTATAGAGAGAAATGTTCCAATTGAAATAGATTTAAGCGAATACCAGTTGAGGGATTATGATAGAGAAAAATTAATAGATTTATTTGAGAAGTTGGAGTTTACCAGTTTAATTAATGACCTAAAAAAAGATGCTGATGATATTAGAGAAGTCAAAGAGTGGCCTGTAAGAGACTTTAAATATATAAGAGAGCTGCTAAAGAGAGAAGATACACTATCATTTTATCCATTAATACTTGAAGGCGAAGTAAAAGCTGTATCATTTGCCACTGATGATGAATCATTTTTTGTTGAAGTAGATGACTATGAAGTGTTTAAATTATTGGATAATGAGAAGCTTACGCTTATAGGTCATGATATAAAAGACTTTTTTGTTAATCTTTCATACCATGGCATAGAGCTGAATTGTAAATTTTACGATACCGCAATAATGACTTATCTGCTAAATCCTTCAGAATCCAATTACGATATAGGGCGTGTCTTAAAGAAGTATTTAAAAGAGGACATACCTAATATTGAGGATATGCTGGGAAAAGGTAAAAGCAAAAAGAGTTATGATGACATAGATAAGAAGCTTTTAATTGATTATCTGTGTGCTACTGCATCAAAATTATCTAAATTAAAAGATAAGCTAATGTCCTTTATAAAAGAAATGGAAATGGAAGAGCTTCTTGATAATGTTGAGCTTCCACTGGTAGAAGTGTTAAAATCTATGGAGGTATATGGATTTACATTAGATAAAGATGTATTAAAAGATTTATCCAAAGAAATAGGCGAAAAGACAGATAAAATAATAAAAGACATATATGACGCTGCGGGATATGAATTTAATATTAATTCTACCAAACAGTTATCAGAGTTTTTGTTTGATAAATTGAATTTGCCTCCAATAAAAAAGACTAAAACAGGATATTCCACTGATATGGAAGTTCTTGTGGAGCTTATACCGTACAATGAGATAGTTGGCGAGATAATCGAATATAGACAGCTTATGAAGCTGAAATCAACATATATAGATGGCTTCATGCCAATAATGGACAAGGATGACAAAGTTCATTCCACGTTTAAGCAGACAGTTGCGGCAACGGGTAGAATCAGCTCTACAGAGCCTAATTTGCAAAATATACCAGTAAGAGATGAATTTGGCAGAAGAATAAGGAAAGCTTTTATATCCAGCTTTCAGGGAGGATATATTGTATCTGCTGATTATTCACAGATAGAGTTGAGAGTTCTTGCACATCTTTCAGAGGATATAAAGCTTATTGAGTCATTTTTAAACAATGAAGACATACATTTAAGGACAGCGTCAGAAGTGTTTAAAATTGCTCCTGAAGAAGTTACAGGTGAAATGAGAAGGCGTGCGAAAGCTGTAAATTTCGGAATCGTGTATGGTATAAGCGATTATGGTCTCTCTAGAGATTTAAAGATCTCTCGTAAAGAGGCAAAAGAATATATAGACAATTATTTTGATAGGTACAAAGGAGTTAAAAATTACATTGATTCGGTAGTCAAATTTGCCAGAGAAAATGGATATGTGACGACAATTTTGAATAGAAGAAGGTATATACCGGAGATTAATTCAAAGAATTATAATCAAAGGTCATTTGGCGAGAGAATGGCGATGAATACGCCTATTCAGGGAAGCGCGGCAGACATAATAAAAATGTCAATGGTGAAAGTATACAATGAATTAAAGTCAAGATCATTAAAATCGAAGCTAATACTGCAGATCCATGACGAGCTTATTGTTGATACTTTTCCCGATGAAGTTGAAATCGTCAAAAACTTATTAAAGACCATAATGGAAAATGTCATAAAGCTAAGAGTCCCTTTGGTTGTAGATATTGGCTATGGTAAAAATTGGTACGATGCAAAATAA
- the coaE gene encoding dephospho-CoA kinase (Dephospho-CoA kinase (CoaE) performs the final step in coenzyme A biosynthesis.), producing MEVIGLTGGIASGKSTVSSILRSLGAFIIDADVVSREIMIKGTKTYNILVNEFGKEILRKDGEIDRKKLGNLVFADKQKLNRLNEITHPEIIRRIKEIIEEERKNGKEKAIILDAALLIEMRLFNMVDEVWLVVVDKKTQIRRLMKRDNLNYNDALNRIKSQMSIEDKMKYADFIINNCKDFNAIKKQVELLWGRFSK from the coding sequence ATGGAGGTTATAGGATTGACGGGTGGAATTGCGTCTGGGAAAAGCACCGTATCATCGATACTTAGAAGTCTTGGGGCATTTATAATTGACGCAGATGTTGTTTCAAGAGAGATTATGATTAAAGGTACTAAAACATATAATATATTAGTTAATGAGTTTGGAAAAGAAATTTTAAGAAAAGATGGAGAAATAGACAGAAAAAAGCTTGGTAACCTTGTGTTTGCTGATAAGCAGAAATTAAATAGACTAAATGAAATAACACATCCGGAAATAATAAGGAGGATAAAAGAAATAATAGAAGAAGAAAGAAAAAATGGTAAAGAGAAAGCTATTATTTTAGATGCGGCTCTTCTCATTGAAATGCGGCTTTTTAATATGGTAGATGAAGTATGGCTTGTAGTAGTAGACAAAAAAACTCAGATAAGAAGGCTTATGAAAAGAGATAATTTGAATTACAATGATGCTTTGAACCGTATTAAAAGCCAGATGTCTATAGAAGACAAAATGAAGTATGCTGACTTTATAATTAATAATTGCAAGGACTTTAATGCTATAAAAAAGCAGGTTGAATTATTGTGGGGACGATTTTCAAAATAG
- a CDS encoding lytic transglycosylase domain-containing protein, with the protein MKFKKVTVIIVIIFTILTVYGVKTNWFLKQLYPKKFSQQVYFYSNQYGVDPYLVFAMIKAESNFNPDIVSSKGAIGLMQVIPETGIWVANYIGIKNFNVNMLYNPDYNINIGTWYLKYLLKQFNNNITLAVAAYNGGSGNVSNWLKDKRYSENGSNLKKVPFTETDKYIKKVTKYYKIYKSLYK; encoded by the coding sequence TTGAAATTTAAAAAAGTCACAGTAATTATTGTAATAATATTTACCATTTTGACAGTTTATGGCGTTAAAACCAACTGGTTTCTGAAACAGCTATATCCTAAAAAATTCAGCCAGCAGGTATACTTTTATTCAAATCAATATGGCGTTGATCCTTATTTGGTTTTTGCTATGATAAAGGCAGAGAGCAATTTTAATCCTGACATTGTTTCCAGTAAAGGTGCTATAGGCCTTATGCAGGTCATTCCTGAGACAGGAATTTGGGTAGCGAATTACATAGGTATAAAAAATTTTAATGTAAATATGCTGTATAATCCCGATTATAACATAAATATAGGGACGTGGTATCTTAAATATCTTTTAAAACAATTTAATAACAATATCACTTTAGCAGTTGCAGCATATAATGGTGGAAGCGGTAATGTTTCAAATTGGTTGAAGGATAAAAGGTATTCAGAAAATGGTAGCAATTTAAAAAAGGTACCTTTTACAGAGACGGATAAATACATCAAAAAGGTGACTAAATACTACAAGATTTACAAGAGCTTGTATAAATAA
- a CDS encoding DUF441 domain-containing protein, whose amino-acid sequence MDFGVALLSIMLFFSIVGKNNNVAAAISMLLLIKLMNLEIINQYISKNGINLGIIILTMGALSPLALNKVSLSDFINASKSIEGLITIIAGIIVAVLASIGLDTMKVDTNGVVGVLLGTVIGVSFFKGAPIGPMIALGITTIILKIFRL is encoded by the coding sequence ATGGATTTTGGTGTTGCGCTTCTTTCTATCATGTTATTTTTCAGCATTGTAGGGAAAAATAACAATGTTGCAGCTGCTATTTCAATGCTTTTGCTTATTAAGCTTATGAATCTAGAAATAATTAATCAATATATATCGAAAAATGGGATAAATCTTGGTATAATAATATTGACAATGGGAGCTCTATCTCCGCTTGCGTTGAATAAGGTATCATTAAGCGATTTTATAAATGCCTCGAAAAGCATTGAAGGCCTTATTACAATTATCGCTGGAATAATTGTAGCTGTATTGGCATCTATAGGTCTTGATACGATGAAGGTAGACACAAATGGTGTCGTTGGTGTTTTGCTAGGCACAGTAATTGGAGTAAGCTTTTTTAAAGGTGCACCGATAGGTCCAATGATAGCTCTCGGCATAACAACTATAATACTTAAGATATTTCGATTATAG